GATAAATATGGCAGCATGGATATGTATTTACAACGTTATTAACAAAAGGCAACGTTATATTCAACGGTAACAATCGTAACCTAATACCACATTTCTCCACCTGAAAACTGACATTGACAACAGATTCGACCCCATCAAACAAGGAAATACATTCACgagtatatatttatttatgatttattttttgtTCAAGTTCAAGACAAAGACTTTGGCACGTTTCTTAAGACTGTCTGAAGTTTTAACAATCAATTGAAAGGCGACTGTAGTATGTCACCATTATATAAAACACCGTGAAATATTAttcctttttctttctttttaaatACAATTTTGAGAAAATAcataaaatgaaaaataaaataatcatTTGATATCTGTAAACTAAAAAAGGGAAAAAAACGTTTTATTTATTCTTAGAAAGTATTATTTCATTATTTATGATTTATTTGTTTTCTTCGAACTCGGAATAAAAGTCAAACCCCAATCCTGAGAAAGGACGAGGCCTGCTACTGCTGGCTTACTCTCATCTCCTCGTGTTGCTCCAATCCAATTTTGTGTACACCTTGGTGTGAGTTTTTAATCTTGGTCCACATTGAGAGCCTGGTTATGACTTCAAACATACCATTCATTAAAGTTGGGTGGCAGTCCATCGCTGTGCCCCGACGTGTTTTGCACGGCTGACGGTGGTGTTTTTGTTGGGTCTTCAGTGTTCGCTGATACCAGAACTGGTGGTGTGGACGACTCATATCCAGAACTTGCTGCTGGAGACGACTCAGAACCTTGAGACTCGTGTACCTGTAATAATAGTACAATAAAACAAGAGGAGTTGCTATGATATATTTGTATGTCTATAGGCCCTATAGCATGAAGAATTAACGTTGAATATGTTGCACACACTCAATACGAGTCAACTCAGCTTAAGTCAATACACCTTACCCTTTGATCTATCAAATTTCTAATGCATTGCTGCGCTATTTCCTTCTCCAATTTAGCCCACAAGTAGTAGCCTAATGTTTGGGAAATAAATATGCATTCTATTACATTCCAAACCAGTGAGATAGCAGAGAAAACGTGATACTGTTTGGGCGCTGATTCCTTGGTGTAGGGAGagtattgtgtttgtgtgtttagggTGAAATGAACACGTTTAATTACCTTCATGTGTTTCCTGAGAGAGCTGGGGTGCGTGTAGGACTTGTCGCACACTTTGCAGATGTAAGGCTTATCCGAAGTGTGCACGTGCATGTGCTTTTTCCTGTCACTGCTGTTGGCGAAGCGTCTGTCGCAGCCGTCGAATTCACACTTGAACGGCTTCTCACCTGCAAGATGGAATAAGCACAATTCATTAACCCCTGTACACAGTGGATTGATAAACCTACCCTCCCGACATAGGCCTGCCTATGCAAGATATAATAGGGATGCTGGCTTGATTCACCATCGATGAAGTCTGCCCTGTGAATAACAATAGTGCTCTGTGAATAGCAACAGCAAGCATGATATGTTcaatataggcctacatttgttAGGCTACACATCAACGGCAACACATATGGACCAGTGAATGCTATTATAGGAATGTTTGATGTAGTATATAGACTTTGATATTACTGTTGTGTGCTTTGCCGTAGTGTGTTTAAATAGGCTACAGTGTTAAAACCCACTGCTGCACTGATTTGAATAGGATGGAGTAGCACATAGGCTAGCCTAGTAAACAAGGACTAGCGGACCAGACTCACAAAACCACACTGAGGGGTGTCTGTCTAAATGTGGGCCTAGTTAAGATAATTCGCTCACACCTTAGTTTGGGGGaagtatgtgtctgtctctcccttaATACACACAATGTAACTTGATCAACACCTTGATAGCGAGCAAGAATAGCATCTCCAATCGAGAAATATGTCCACACAATACAACTTCAACATATGCACGTTTGATATTGAGATGTGAATTAGGTTATCCCGAGCGTTCAACAAATGCCATTTTCAGTGCGTATAATCCTATTTTATTTCCGTTCCAACATATTTCTTATCCCATCCTAAAATACAAACCAAATTGCGGCCTTCACTCGTTCTTGGATTACTCTATAAAATGCAACAATCTCTCAACAATATTTGCCTCGGTCTATTCTTTTCCCCATGCACAATGTGTAGCTGCTGTTTGTCAGCAAACTTGACGAAAGTAATTACCTGTGTGTGTTCGTTTGTGAATTTTCAAATTTTCCGACCTGGCGAAAATTTTCCCACAGCCAGGGAATGGACAAGGGaatggtttctctccagtgtgcacTCGAATGTGGTTCACAAGTTTGTACTTGGCCTTAAATGATTTCCCCTCTCTCGGGCAATCCTCCCAGAAGCAAATGTGGTTACTTTGCTCGGGGCCGCCAACGTGCTCCATGGAGACATGCGTCACCATCTCGTGCATTGTGCTGAAAGTCCTTTCGCAAGTCTTTTTGGGTCGGTTCATCTGGTTCTCATCTATCCATTTACAGGACATTTCTTGCTTTATGGGTTGCCTCATGTATCTAAAGAAGGCCCCAGGACCGTGGTGTGTCGGCACATTCATCCCCATATTCAGCCCCATTGGATGGTTGTAGTTGTGGAGCTGAGCGCCGTAGGGGTCCGTCCGAGGGCTGGCGACCGGACGGTACGGATCGGGTCTTCCAAAAATGTCCCCGCGTAAACCAAGATGCATTTGACTGTTGACTACATGTCCGCTTGGGGAAGTGTGGCTCACGCCCTGGTCGTGGAGCCCTGAAAACAACAGATGTCCAGGGTTATCGGAGATTCCAGGAGGTCCATGCAGGCTCCCAGCAGAAGCGGCAAAGATCCCATGCTGGGCACTCGATGCAGCAGACTCTCCAACGCCACGGTTTCTGAATAGAAAGTCCCGGGTTGAATTGAACGGTCCCCCGCCGTACGAACCCACCTGTCCGCTGTGATGGTGTCCCAGGGCAGCAGCATATCCACTGGCTTGCGGGGTAAAAGCTGAAGTCTGGCTGGAGGTTATATCGTGAGCCACTGGGCTGAGTTTGAAAGCTGCGGAGTGGGATGAATCAGCGAAGGGATTGAGCCCCAACCCGGGGTCTCTGTTCCCTATCTCATGGTGCCGCGGTGTTCCGAAACCCCCCACTCCTAGCGATGGGAACTGCGGACCGCTGTCAAGGAGCATAGTCATTGGGCTCAAACGAACTTAGAAAACGAAATAAAAGAAAAAATGAACTGAAACCCCAGGTTAGTGGAGCTCACTCTAACCGCGGATAACGGGAACCCGATTTCAGTGCGTTGAAACGTAGAATAAGATTTGTTTTACTGTAAAAACACCAAAAAAACAATCCTTCGCTTACAGAGCGAGGAGAAAAACTCCAGTAACTGGGATCCGTGAGAAAGAGGATCAAACTTCCCCCCCTTTCCAGACGAATGATGTCCTTGGACTGATAAAGTCAATCACTCACTCCCTGCACATAAATGAACTCGGGAGGCAGTGCTACGACGCCCAATGAGAACCCAGCTACCCATTTGGCACGTGACGCCAAAGAAGAGAGTTAATTGGCTAGATGTCTGTTGATTGGCACGGTTTGCTATTGAAAATGGCAGTTCGTCTCAATGGTTTAATTTGATTGGTTCGTGCAGGCATTATTTTTCAGGTAAGGCATCGGAGCACTCTCGCTTCAATACCATGAGCCTTATTTATTTTCCGTCTTATAACGCAGAAACTGTTGCAGAAGTTGGATTAACACCATTATAAACTGTAAATATTAAACCAGAGGCCAATAGTCATTGCAAATGTTTGTTGTAGATATGCCCGTAGGCTATGAAATGAAACAAAGTTACTGAAAATGGGTTCTCGCAACATTAGGAAAAAGTATACCATTATCCAAACCAAGGCCTTTCTTTTTTATCGATGTTGAAGAATTCAGGCATACCACGAGCATGCTGTTTTACCAACAAACACAATTCAGCTTCTATGCAAAAACATAACACTTTAATTGGTGCATTTTGGTGGGGACATCATTTTGTAAACGTTTGGTTATAGCCTGCCTACATGTCTgaatagtttttaaaaaaaatacatgtgtAACACGACATAATTAATGTTTACTAATGTTAAtgtttatctatctatctatctatctatctatctatctatctttttATCTATCTTTTTATCTATCTTTTTATCTGAGCATTTAGTCTCTTATTAACTGAGAACATGAATGTAGTTGGCAGAGATCCG
This window of the Oncorhynchus keta strain PuntledgeMale-10-30-2019 chromosome 4, Oket_V2, whole genome shotgun sequence genome carries:
- the LOC118377075 gene encoding zinc finger protein ZIC 3-like; this encodes MTMLLDSGPQFPSLGVGGFGTPRHHEIGNRDPGLGLNPFADSSHSAAFKLSPVAHDITSSQTSAFTPQASGYAAALGHHHSGQVGSYGGGPFNSTRDFLFRNRGVGESAASSAQHGIFAASAGSLHGPPGISDNPGHLLFSGLHDQGVSHTSPSGHVVNSQMHLGLRGDIFGRPDPYRPVASPRTDPYGAQLHNYNHPMGLNMGMNVPTHHGPGAFFRYMRQPIKQEMSCKWIDENQMNRPKKTCERTFSTMHEMVTHVSMEHVGGPEQSNHICFWEDCPREGKSFKAKYKLVNHIRVHTGEKPFPCPFPGCGKIFARSENLKIHKRTHTGEKPFKCEFDGCDRRFANSSDRKKHMHVHTSDKPYICKVCDKSYTHPSSLRKHMKVHESQGSESSPAASSGYESSTPPVLVSANTEDPTKTPPSAVQNTSGHSDGLPPNFNEWYV